One window of Bactrocera tryoni isolate S06 chromosome 2, CSIRO_BtryS06_freeze2, whole genome shotgun sequence genomic DNA carries:
- the LOC120767817 gene encoding glyoxylate reductase/hydroxypyruvate reductase-like, which translates to MPGQSEKLKVLVTHPATPQAAIDLLSRDYEVIICQSVPSTRSEILEKCKGVHAVLWASNLKLDKEIIDAIGPQLKVISTKSAGIDFVDVEEFKRRKIPLGHVPYVQNDAVANMAVGLLLAAARRFHEGRLKIDTNNWETHTFNWMLGQDVRDSVVGFYGFGGIAQAIAKRLYGFDIDSVLYTTRRRVSEEIEQKYNAKKVDFDTMLAQSDFVIIASPLTKETAGVFNATAFGKMKKTAVLVNIARGGIVNQQDLYEALKTNQIFAAGLDVMTPEPLPSNDPLLSLPNVVVMPHVGSAIKRTRDDMSILAAQNILHQLAGEAMPAPAY; encoded by the exons ATGCCAGGACAAAGTGAAAAACTGAAAGTTTTAGTCACACATCCAGCAACTCCACAGGCTGCTATTGACTTATTGTCGCGAGACTATGAGGTAATCATTTGCCAAAGTGTGCCGTCGACACGTTCGGAGATTCTGGAGAAGTGCAAGGGTGTGCATGCTGTATTGTGGGCCTCGAACCTAAAGCTCGATAAGGAAATAATTGATGCCATAGGTCCACAGCTGAAAGTGATCTCTACTAAATCTGCGGGCATTGATTTTGTGGACGTGGAAGAGTTTAAGCGACGCAAGATACCGCTGGGTCATGTACCATATGTTCAAAACGATGCAGTGGCAAATATGGCGGTTGGTTTATTGTTGGCAGCAGCGCGTCGTTTCCACGAAGGACGCTTGAAGATTGATAC CAACAATTGGGAGACCCACACTTTTAACTGGATGTTGGGTCAAGATGTGCGCGACTCGGTAGTGGGTTTCTATGGATTTGGTGGCATCGCCCAAGCGATCGCCAAGCGTCTGTACGGTTTTGACATCGATAGTGTCCTTTACACCACCCGTCGTCGCGTGTCTGAGGAAATTGAGCAGAAGTACAATGCCAAAAAAGTAGATTTCGACACCATGCTTGCTCAGAGTGATTTCGTTATCATTGCTTCACCATTAACTAAGGAGACCGCTGGTGTTTTCAATGCAACTGCttttggtaaaatgaagaaaaccgCCGTGTTGGTGAATATTGCACGTGGAG gtatTGTAAATCAGCAAGATTTATATGAGGCCCTGAAAACAAATCAGATATTTGCTGCCGGTCTGGATGTGATGACACCAGAACCACTGCCATCGAATGATCCCCTATTGAGCTTGCCAAATGTTG TGGTTATGCCACATGTAGGTTCGGCTATCAAGCGGACACGGGACGATATGTCAATTCTTGCGGCTCAAAATATTTTGCACCAACTTGCTGGTGAAGCAATGCCGGCACCCGCTTATTAA
- the LOC120767818 gene encoding glyoxylate reductase/hydroxypyruvate reductase, whose amino-acid sequence MASPTRRLHKVLVSHPQVPKVALELLQQRGCEAIVCESVPPSRAEIIGKLPGVDAIFWAHYQPLNAEILDAAGKQLKAVSTMSSGIDYVDLAEFKRRQMPLGHTPGIVKNSVADLAIGLMISAGRHFQAGRQEIENSLWRTERINWLMGQEVRGSVVGFFGFGGIGQAIAKRLQGWEAAKIIYHTRSTHENPFGAIHVPFEQLLRESDFLVVTCPLTAETRGKFNADAFKQMKSNCVFVNVGRGGIVVQSALVDALKSGEIAAAGLDVMTPEPLPADDPLMKLPNCVVIPHLGTQTMQTTSEMALTAANNILNALEGKPMVCPAY is encoded by the exons ATGGCCAGCCCAACGCGACGTCTACACAAAGTACTCGTCTCCCATCCGCAGGTACCCAAAGTAGCCTTGGAGCTGCTCCAACAACGCGGATGTGAAGCAATAGTGTGCGAGAGTGTGCCGCCGTCGCGTGCCGAAATAATAGGCAAATTACCCGGAGTGGATGCCATTTTCTGGGCGCACTACCAACCGCTCAATGCCGAGATACTCGACGCCGCCGGCAAGCAATTGAAAGCGGTTTCCACTATGTCGTCGGGTATTGATTACGTCGATCTTGCGGAATTCAAGCGTCGTCAAATGCCATTGGGGCACACTCCAGGCATAGTGAAAAACTCTGTGGCAGATTTGGCCATTGGATTGATGATATCTGCCGGCAGGCATTTCCAAGCCGGACGGCAGGAGATTGAGAA TTCTCTTTGGCGCACGGAGCGCATCAACTGGCTGATGGGTCAGGAGGTGCGCGGCTCTGTGGTGGGCTTCTTCGGCTTTGGCGGTATAGGTCAGGCTATTGCGAAGCGTTTGCAGGGTTGGGAGGCAGCGAAAATCATATACCACACACGTTCGACGCACGAAAATCCCTTTGGCGCCATTCATGTGCCTTTCGAGCAGCTGCTGCGCGAAAGTGATTTTCTTGTGGTCACTTGCCCATTGACGGCGGAGACGCGTGGAAAATTCAATGCCGACGCTTTTAAACAAATGAAATCCAATTGTGTTTTCGTGAATGTTGGCAGAGGAG GCATTGTTGTACAGTCAGCGCTCGTTGACGCATTGAAAAGTGGTGAAATTGCTGCTGCCGGCTTAGATGTAATGACACCTGAACCACTTCCTGCAGATGATCCCCTTATGAAGCTGCCAAATTGTG TCGTCATTCCTCATTTGGGCACCCAGACAATGCAGACGACCTCTGAAATGGCATTGACAGCTGCGAATAATATACTAAATGCCCTGGAGGGTAAACCGATGGTTTGTCCCGCTTACTAa